From Vitis vinifera cultivar Pinot Noir 40024 chromosome 14, ASM3070453v1, a single genomic window includes:
- the LOC100256203 gene encoding histone H2A.1, with product MENTKPTKGAGGRKGGERKKSVSKSVKAGLQFPVGRIARFLKTGRYAQRTGTGAPIYLAAVLEYLAAEVLELAGNAARDNKKNRISPRHVLLAVRNDEELGKLLRGVTIANGGVLPNINPVLLPKKSNSEPKSPKKA from the exons ATGGAGAACACCAAGCCAACGAAGGGTGCCGGAGGAAGGAAGGGCGGAGAGAGGAAGAAGTCGGTGTCGAAATCCGTCAAAGCGGGCCTGCAATTCCCCGTTGGTCGTATCGCCCGGTTCTTGAAGACCGGCCGCTACGCTCAGCGGACCGGAACCGGTGCTCCTATTTATCTCGCCGCTGTGCTCGAATACCTTGCCGCTGAG GTGTTGGAATTGGCGGGAAATGCAGCAAGAGATAACAAGAAGAACAGAATCAGCCCTAGACATGTGCTATTGGCCGTGAGAAACGATGAAGAATTGGGAAAGCTTCTCAGAGGTGTTACCATCGCAAATGGTGGTGTTCTGCCCAACATCAACCCAGTGTTGTTGCCGAAGAAATCCAATTCAGAGCCCAAGTCCCCTAAGAAAGCCTAA